In Meles meles chromosome 2, mMelMel3.1 paternal haplotype, whole genome shotgun sequence, the sequence tgacctgagctgaagacagaggcttaacccactgagccacccaggcgccctcaaattttccctttttataaggataccagtcatactggattaggagTCCATTCTgctgacctcattttaacttgattccCTATACAAAGACCCTATGTccaataaggtcacattttgaggtactgGTAGTTATGACTTGAACATCACTTTTTGAGTGGGTACAATTCAACCCATAGCAACCCCTAAGGAAGGTCCAGTTAGGAACCTGCTGCTTTCTTTGGTGCTGTTACATGCTAGTACCTTAAAGGTCCAGACAAAAAGTTCAGATTCTTGAGTCTGTCTTGATATTATGCCAAGGGATTAAGGTGGAATGTAACAACATTAATGTGGAGATAGTAGTAGGATGCAAATTACAAAGTTAAAGGATTGGAAAGTGAGTATGGTGTCCCGTCTTggcctttcatttaaaaatcagccagactggggcacctgggtggctcagtcggttgggcatctaacttttgattttggctcaggttatgatctcagggttgtggaagtGAGCCCTGCACTAGGATCTgtcctgggcatggagtctgcttgagattttctctatctctctctccctctacccttcctacctcccttccctttctaaaaaaaaaaattaatttaatttaaaaataataaatgaataaaaatcaacCAGACTGAGGTCCTTTTCTTACCTATTAGGTATTAAACCATTGCTTCAATGTTGcatctgggttttttttgcaTTTGGAAAATCATTTTGTGTGTggcaaatagaaatatttttgtagGATGTTTCTAGGAAACCTGGGAGACTTGGGACTTTGTCTTCTcctcagctatttttttttttttaaagattttatttatttatttgacagagagagagatcacaagtaggcagagaggcaggcagagagagaggaggaaacagactccctgcggagcagagagcctgatgcggggctcgatcccaggaccctgagatcatgacctgagccgaaggcagcggcttaatccactgagccacccaggtgccccatcctcaGCTATTTTGTGATGAGAATGTCTTAGTTCtgtaatttctgtcttcttttctcttttctagccAAACTGCAATCAGTATAAATTACCAGGATGTCCCAGAGACTTTAGCCCTGTGTGTGGAAGTGACATGTCCACTTACCCCAATGAATGTACTCTGTGTATGAAAATCAGGTAACAATTTTACAATACAGACTAGTCAAGTTTTCTTTagtccttttcttgatttttgatTACTTAGGAAGTAGCAACTCTTTTTTCGGGTATCAAAATCAAATGTGACAtagtatttctgttttcagactgacatttaaaaagacagaatCTTTCAGTGCCTTTTCCAGGTCAAAGTTAGAGAATGGCGTTTGTGATTAACCGACTATAGACCAGATACTCAGGTTATGTTACTGTCCATGAATGGGCAGTTTCCCCAAATTAGAAGTATATTTAATAGTTAAACTCATGAAATATtaagtagtttttatttatttatttatttattaaaaaaattttttaaaaaagcttttatttattagagagagagagaaagagagagcgagaaggaacaggagaaggggcagagggagagggagaagcagactccctgctgagcagggagcctgatgcaggcatccctaaaaaaatttttttaagtaggttccagacccaatgtggggtttaaactcatgaccctgagataaagagttatatggctgaggcagccaggtgccctttgAATAATCTGTTAAATTCAGAGGCATGTGCAGGTAACCTGTACCCCCTTCATTACGAGTTGGGAAATAGGTCTCAATAATTCTAACTAGGAGAATATTAAGTAGTATGTGTTATACTTGATGTCCTTCATGTCCCTCCCATAGGGGTAAAACAGGGCGAATCACAGGATTAGGCACGTTTCAAATAACCACATAGTGCCAATCTTAAATTCATGAATTCCTCAGTTTATTGCAAATTTTATTACATAAGTTAGTCACATAAGAaagttagggtgcctgggtggctcagtgggttaagcctctgcctttgggtcaggtcatgattttggggtcctaggatcaagccctgagttgggctctctgctccgcggggagcctgcttcttcccgccccctcccctgcctgcctctctgcctacttgtgatctctctctctctgtcaaataagtaaaatcttttttttttaaatttatttatttgacaggcagagatcacaattaggcagagaggcaggcagagagagggtgaagcaggcttaccgctgagcagagagcccgatgtggggcttgatcccaggaccctgagatcatgacctgagctgaaggcagaggctttaacccactgagccacccaggtgccctaaataagtaaaatctttaaaaaaaaaaaaacaaaaaaagaaagtagaggggggctcctgggtggtttagttgttaagcgtctgcctttggctcgggtcatgatcccagggtcttgagattgagtcccgtctctggcttcctgctcagcaggaggcctgcttctccctctcccactccccctgtttgtgttctctctttcgctgtgtctctccctgtcaaataaatttaaaaagtcttaaaaaaacccaaaaaaccttaGTGGAGGGAATTAACGAGCCACTCTGAAGAGGATCCGGGAGGGAGGCGTCACAAGGCGAGCAGGGAGGCACCTGTCCTGAGACAAGCTTTGGCCTGGATTTCAGGCAGGTCACCTTCTGTGCTGACGGAGCCTCCAGCAGCATCTGTCTTGACACAGCATCTTCATACCTACAGCTTGGGTGGTCCATCAGCCTTCAGATGTCTGCTGGACAGCTCCTCCGTTTGAGGGTCTCCTTAGTTAGGTGTACCAGTTGTACCCAAGAGTCTCTGCCACATCAGCTCGGCCCACTTGGTCTTACCACAGGTTTTTCAAGCAAGTTCTTACTTATCTGTTGGTCACAGAGCTAATGTATATGGGCACACCGTAGATCCTACCTCAGACATTGACAAACAACTAATACGGGAGTTCACATCGGCCACTGAAACCCCACCTCCTCGTCTTACTCTAGCTTAGCCTAATGTGTCCCGTGGGAAGGAATCACATCCAAAGTCACACCAGGACAGGGTACGCTGCTTTGTAGTTCGGGGGTCCATTCTCTGATGTCAGTCTTCGGTGAGTTACCTCCGTCTTCTCGGAGTGATTTTTCTGAGGTTAGTGACCAgggttaggaaaaaaaatgatagagtTGAGGCTTTCACACTCACTGTGTACCAGATTtagctttaaaaatgattaagtcaGCATCCCCTTAGAGGGAATTTCATGGGTCTTCTTGGTACAAAGGGCGGGACAGTTTCAGTATGATGGGTAATAAGTGTGTCTTTATGGTTGTTCAATTTGCAGGGAAGATGGTCATGATATTAAAATAATCCGGAG encodes:
- the SPINK2 gene encoding serine protease inhibitor Kazal-type 2 produces the protein MALSAVRLVLLLLAADLAASLDSLSSEFDQPSEYRTPNCNQYKLPGCPRDFSPVCGSDMSTYPNECTLCMKIREDGHDIKIIRSGPC